From a region of the Citricoccus muralis genome:
- a CDS encoding alpha/beta hydrolase: MSLPALGSYPDAEASWTTLSEMAGDLKVESKNLEEAMDEARASWRGLESGYQHPDTQEQVWTALDDLVPHAGDWASALSSAKDAIDDFVETGKPLQTERESLDQARPGLSSRRSSALTSDDETLVEGVRTDILAFNERATTLTTEWETAQETLSTALAAISVGTTEGLPLVTGHRDTDTGVQDWAKLTSGLDEKFGEIDPDVIWKDLKGLDEEELRDWLEANPEAARALAEHRWADNPPAGTPESIMDAAMADDAELTKDGIQGIQDAWLSLTDAERERMALLYPGVIGVLNGVPLATRGRTNQITVAGLREQTAEKIHDLGDEPTLQDFLDDADLNSRSEAQGAYNDWRAALKEWKEDKERLGTVQEGLDQAWFAYGRDQFPPTGSRNAPGYTTLYVSTDGRGQIATMRGTPGPDTERTVTFVPGTKTTIASVDGYNQKLDTIDGKPDPTGTVSIYWAGTDFPQSLVWDNRDSTFNERGAPLLAAFDHAADLEIPESARTTAIGHSAGGSMLGTAERGTEGLTSDNIVYVAPAGQGHEVGSPEDTANPDAHRYWIQTNYDLIEAAQNAGGGGHGPNWWSGSDIAGDMGATRLESGYLADGSVMGKDDGFAGGHSSYFDADSTSADNLESIIRGGDSEVVLYHEGEDIPGPRAGTTNPIVDRQPELSGGDQWDDDQVSTIRDLEQ, encoded by the coding sequence ACGCTGAGCGAGATGGCCGGTGATCTGAAGGTCGAATCGAAGAACCTTGAGGAGGCCATGGACGAGGCCCGGGCCTCCTGGCGGGGACTGGAGTCCGGCTACCAGCATCCCGACACCCAGGAGCAGGTCTGGACCGCCCTGGACGACTTGGTCCCCCATGCCGGGGACTGGGCCTCCGCGCTGTCCTCGGCCAAGGACGCCATCGACGACTTCGTGGAGACCGGCAAGCCACTGCAGACCGAGCGGGAGTCCCTGGACCAGGCCCGTCCCGGACTCTCCTCCCGCCGCAGCAGCGCCCTGACCTCGGACGACGAGACACTGGTGGAGGGGGTCCGAACAGACATCCTTGCCTTCAACGAACGGGCCACCACGCTCACCACCGAGTGGGAGACTGCACAGGAGACCCTCTCCACAGCCCTGGCGGCCATCAGCGTCGGCACCACCGAGGGCCTGCCGCTGGTGACCGGACACCGTGACACGGACACCGGCGTCCAGGACTGGGCCAAGCTGACGAGTGGGCTGGACGAGAAGTTCGGCGAGATCGATCCGGACGTGATCTGGAAGGACCTGAAAGGTCTGGACGAGGAGGAGCTGCGGGACTGGCTCGAGGCCAACCCGGAGGCTGCCAGGGCACTTGCAGAACACCGGTGGGCGGACAATCCCCCGGCCGGAACCCCGGAGTCCATCATGGATGCGGCGATGGCTGACGACGCCGAACTGACGAAAGACGGCATCCAGGGGATCCAGGACGCGTGGCTGAGCCTGACCGATGCCGAACGGGAACGGATGGCGCTGCTCTACCCCGGCGTGATCGGGGTCCTCAACGGCGTGCCGCTGGCGACCCGAGGGCGGACCAACCAGATCACGGTGGCTGGGCTGCGGGAGCAGACGGCAGAGAAGATTCACGATCTCGGTGACGAGCCGACCCTCCAGGACTTCCTCGACGACGCCGACCTCAACTCCCGATCCGAGGCTCAGGGGGCCTACAACGACTGGCGGGCCGCCCTCAAGGAGTGGAAAGAGGACAAGGAACGGCTGGGTACGGTCCAGGAGGGGCTGGACCAGGCGTGGTTCGCCTACGGCCGTGACCAGTTCCCCCCGACCGGGAGCCGAAACGCTCCCGGATACACCACCCTGTACGTCTCGACGGATGGCCGAGGCCAGATCGCCACCATGAGAGGCACCCCGGGCCCCGACACTGAGCGGACCGTGACCTTCGTCCCCGGCACGAAGACGACGATCGCCAGCGTGGACGGCTACAACCAGAAGCTGGACACCATCGATGGAAAACCAGACCCCACGGGCACGGTGTCCATCTACTGGGCCGGCACGGACTTCCCCCAGTCCCTCGTCTGGGACAACAGGGACTCCACTTTCAATGAGCGGGGCGCGCCACTACTGGCGGCCTTCGACCACGCCGCCGACCTCGAGATCCCCGAGTCTGCCCGTACCACCGCCATCGGCCACTCGGCCGGCGGTTCCATGCTGGGTACCGCGGAGCGCGGCACCGAAGGGCTGACCTCGGACAACATCGTCTACGTGGCCCCCGCCGGCCAGGGCCACGAGGTCGGCTCACCGGAGGACACCGCCAACCCGGACGCCCATCGGTACTGGATCCAGACGAACTATGACCTCATCGAGGCGGCCCAGAATGCGGGTGGCGGCGGTCACGGACCGAACTGGTGGTCTGGATCGGACATCGCTGGGGACATGGGTGCCACCCGGCTGGAATCGGGCTACCTTGCAGACGGATCGGTCATGGGCAAAGACGACGGTTTCGCCGGCGGGCATTCGTCGTACTTCGATGCCGACTCCACGTCCGCCGACAACCTCGAGTCCATCATCCGCGGCGGGGACTCCGAGGTCGTCCTTTACCACGAGGGCGAGGACATCCCTGGTCCTCGGGCCGGAACGACCAATCCGATCGTCGACCGTCAGCCGGAACTCTCCGGGGGCGACCAGTGGGACGATGACCAGGTCAGCACCATCCGGGATCTGGAACAGTAG
- the ccsB gene encoding c-type cytochrome biogenesis protein CcsB encodes MQSINLQLASYSDLFMLIAALVYAAAFIVFAIDMATSSKTIRTLEAELAAESGASGDAPAAAPQRREQLVGAGVVGQEASSATVTGRGGTGKKTGAEYTDQNLVDDDMAYLGTTRRPAANVAVALMVIGVLLHAFAVIARGVSANRVPWGNMYEFCTTGALLVAAVYLLFLIRKDLRFLGTFVSGLVVVMMCAATMGFPTPIAHLQPALQSPWIVIHVSVAVLASSLFGLTCAMSVLQLLQHRREARLRTGGEGKPAFMRLVPSASSLENWSYRINAVGFVMWTFTLIAGAIWAEAAWGRYWGWDTKEVWTFVIWVVYAGYLHARATRGWTGDRAAWLSIIGFACLVFNFTIVNTYFPGLHSYAGIPE; translated from the coding sequence ATGCAGTCCATCAATCTGCAGCTGGCCAGCTACAGCGACCTGTTCATGCTGATCGCTGCGCTGGTCTACGCCGCGGCCTTCATCGTGTTCGCCATCGACATGGCGACCTCATCCAAGACGATCCGCACGCTCGAGGCCGAACTGGCCGCCGAGTCCGGCGCGTCCGGTGACGCCCCTGCAGCGGCGCCGCAGCGCCGCGAGCAACTGGTGGGGGCCGGCGTCGTGGGCCAGGAGGCGAGCTCCGCGACCGTCACGGGCCGCGGGGGGACGGGGAAGAAGACCGGTGCGGAGTACACCGATCAGAACCTCGTGGACGATGACATGGCGTACCTGGGCACCACCCGGCGCCCGGCTGCCAACGTGGCCGTGGCCCTGATGGTCATCGGTGTGTTGCTGCACGCCTTCGCCGTGATCGCCCGCGGTGTCTCGGCCAACAGGGTGCCGTGGGGCAACATGTACGAGTTCTGCACCACCGGCGCACTGCTGGTCGCCGCGGTCTACCTGCTGTTCCTCATTCGCAAGGACCTGCGCTTCCTGGGGACCTTCGTCTCCGGGCTGGTGGTGGTCATGATGTGCGCGGCCACCATGGGCTTCCCGACCCCGATCGCGCACCTGCAGCCGGCCCTGCAGTCCCCGTGGATCGTCATCCACGTCTCCGTGGCCGTGCTCGCCTCCTCACTGTTCGGCCTGACCTGCGCGATGAGCGTGCTGCAGCTGCTTCAGCACCGCCGCGAGGCTCGTCTGCGGACCGGGGGAGAGGGCAAACCCGCCTTCATGCGCCTGGTGCCGTCCGCCTCCAGCCTCGAGAACTGGTCCTACCGCATCAACGCGGTGGGCTTCGTGATGTGGACCTTCACCTTGATCGCCGGTGCCATCTGGGCCGAGGCCGCCTGGGGCCGCTACTGGGGCTGGGACACCAAGGAGGTGTGGACGTTCGTCATCTGGGTGGTCTACGCCGGTTACCTGCATGCCCGGGCGACCCGCGGCTGGACCGGGGACCGGGCCGCCTGGCTCTCGATCATCGGCTTCGCCTGCCTGGTCTTCAACTTCACCATCGTCAACACGTACTTCCCGGGCCTGCACTCCTACGCGGGCATCCCGGAATAA
- the resB gene encoding cytochrome c biogenesis protein ResB has product MDVAVPALGFKESLRFAWRQLTSMRTALMLLLLLAVAAVPGSLFPQRPAGPEIVNQYLEDNPVQGEWLDRFQMFDVYSSVWFSAIYILLFVSLIGCVVPRAAKHAKDLRSAPPRTPRRLSRLPEYGKVVLESTGPSPRDAVAQAARILKKRGYRTDIREEPDGGASVGAERGYVREIGNIFFHLSLIGVLAFMAIGGLLSYSGQKIIVEGEGFANTLVAYDSFTPGSAFSEDRLEPFSMTLDGFEAVFDRESETHYGQPLDFTAHMTVQEGTGGEATQQDLKVNHPFDIGGTRVYLVGNGYAPEVTVRDGNGDIAFQGPVVAQVQDQLYTSLMVIKAPDAQPEQLGFVGFFLPTAYTGEDGVAVSIDPELYEPELNLNSYYGDLGLDDGEPQNVYVLDTDNLTELNNRDLESGGITLSPGESYDLPEGKGSISFDGVQRYVGLDIHHDPGKWGVGFFAVLALVSLGVSLFVRRRRVWVRSATGPDGSTMVEYGLLARGEDFGLREENVSLRRQFEKTWPVVAPEDDSGDRQTASSTAGTTGATENRPE; this is encoded by the coding sequence ATGGATGTTGCTGTCCCCGCGCTGGGCTTCAAGGAGTCCCTGCGCTTTGCCTGGCGGCAACTGACCTCCATGCGTACCGCGCTGATGCTCCTGCTGCTGCTGGCAGTGGCCGCCGTGCCCGGATCCCTGTTCCCGCAGCGCCCGGCCGGTCCGGAGATCGTCAACCAGTACCTCGAGGACAACCCCGTCCAGGGTGAATGGCTGGACCGATTCCAGATGTTCGACGTGTACTCGTCCGTCTGGTTCTCCGCCATCTACATCCTGCTGTTCGTCTCCCTGATCGGCTGCGTGGTGCCGCGCGCCGCCAAGCACGCCAAGGACTTGCGCTCCGCTCCGCCGCGGACCCCGCGCCGGCTGAGCCGCCTGCCCGAGTACGGCAAGGTGGTCCTCGAGTCCACCGGACCGTCCCCGCGGGACGCGGTGGCCCAGGCCGCACGGATCCTGAAGAAGCGCGGCTACCGCACGGACATCCGCGAGGAGCCCGACGGCGGCGCTTCCGTGGGTGCCGAGCGCGGCTATGTGCGGGAGATCGGCAACATCTTCTTCCACCTGTCCCTCATCGGCGTGCTGGCCTTCATGGCCATCGGCGGCCTGCTGAGCTACTCGGGGCAGAAGATCATCGTGGAGGGGGAGGGGTTCGCCAACACTCTCGTGGCCTACGACTCCTTCACCCCCGGCAGCGCCTTCTCCGAGGACCGGCTGGAGCCGTTCTCGATGACCCTGGACGGCTTCGAGGCGGTGTTCGACCGCGAGTCGGAGACCCACTACGGCCAGCCCCTGGACTTCACCGCGCACATGACCGTCCAGGAGGGCACCGGCGGCGAGGCGACGCAGCAGGACCTGAAGGTCAACCACCCGTTCGACATCGGCGGCACCCGCGTCTACCTCGTCGGCAACGGCTACGCACCGGAGGTCACCGTCCGGGACGGCAACGGGGACATCGCGTTCCAGGGACCTGTTGTGGCGCAGGTCCAGGACCAGCTCTACACCTCGCTGATGGTCATCAAGGCCCCGGACGCGCAGCCGGAGCAGCTGGGCTTCGTCGGGTTCTTCCTGCCCACGGCCTACACCGGGGAGGACGGCGTGGCCGTCTCGATCGACCCGGAGCTGTACGAGCCCGAGCTGAACCTGAACTCGTACTACGGAGACCTCGGCCTGGACGACGGCGAACCGCAGAACGTGTACGTGCTGGACACGGACAACCTCACCGAGCTGAACAACCGGGACCTTGAGTCCGGCGGCATCACGCTGAGCCCGGGGGAGTCCTACGATCTGCCGGAGGGCAAGGGCTCCATCAGCTTCGACGGCGTCCAGCGGTACGTCGGCCTGGACATCCACCACGATCCGGGCAAGTGGGGCGTGGGCTTCTTCGCCGTCCTGGCCCTGGTGTCCCTGGGCGTGAGCCTGTTCGTGCGCCGCCGCCGCGTCTGGGTCCGTAGCGCCACCGGCCCGGATGGGTCCACCATGGTGGAGTACGGCCTGCTCGCCCGCGGCGAGGATTTCGGGCTGCGCGAGGAGAACGTCTCCCTGCGCCGCCAGTTCGAGAAGACCTGGCCCGTGGTCGCCCCGGAGGACGACTCCGGCGACCGCCAGACAGCATCATCCACCGCCGGGACCACCGGCGCCACCGAGAACCGACCGGAGTAA
- a CDS encoding cytochrome c biogenesis CcdA family protein translates to MLQAAIATATATTTVNNPFAEIVMDGSMLLAMPIALLAGLVSFLSPCVLPLVPGYLGYVTGLTGADLQDQKRGRMLLGIALFVLGFSAVFVLVGIVFSQVTIWLQGDGEWLTRALGVVVMVLGVVFMGGLDRLQQDRRLHLQPKAGLWGAPVLGVTFGLGWAPCIGPTMAAVLAMSTAGSTNPGKGALLAFIYCLGLGLPFLLIALGLRRGMGAMAFFRRHRVAVMRFGGGLLIVLGALMVSGLWNSWVVQLQTWFANEVRLPI, encoded by the coding sequence ATGCTGCAGGCCGCCATCGCCACCGCCACCGCCACCACCACTGTCAACAATCCCTTCGCCGAGATCGTCATGGACGGCTCGATGCTGTTGGCCATGCCCATCGCCCTGCTGGCCGGTCTCGTCTCCTTCCTCTCGCCGTGCGTGCTGCCGCTCGTGCCGGGCTACCTGGGTTATGTGACCGGGCTGACCGGAGCGGATCTACAGGACCAGAAGCGCGGACGGATGCTCCTCGGCATCGCGCTGTTCGTCCTGGGTTTCTCCGCGGTGTTCGTGCTCGTGGGGATCGTGTTCTCCCAGGTCACCATCTGGCTGCAGGGTGACGGCGAATGGCTGACCCGCGCGCTCGGCGTGGTGGTGATGGTCCTGGGCGTGGTGTTCATGGGCGGGCTCGATCGGCTGCAGCAGGACCGCCGCCTGCACCTCCAGCCCAAGGCCGGGCTGTGGGGTGCGCCGGTGCTCGGCGTGACCTTCGGCTTGGGCTGGGCTCCCTGCATCGGCCCGACCATGGCCGCCGTCCTCGCCATGTCCACGGCCGGATCCACCAATCCGGGTAAGGGCGCGTTGCTGGCGTTCATCTACTGCCTGGGCCTGGGCCTGCCGTTCCTGCTCATCGCCCTCGGTCTGCGCCGCGGCATGGGTGCCATGGCCTTCTTCCGCAGGCACCGGGTGGCCGTGATGCGCTTCGGCGGCGGGCTGCTGATCGTGCTCGGTGCGCTGATGGTGTCCGGGCTGTGGAACTCCTGGGTCGTTCAGCTGCAGACCTGGTTCGCCAACGAAGTGAGGCTGCCGATTTGA
- a CDS encoding TlpA family protein disulfide reductase has protein sequence MTVPHQHRPAHGSGPRSGAGPSRRNVLAGLAGLAALPLLAACSTEDPLAAQAGNADGKNYIAGDGSVLEIAAEDRGEPVQFTSTAFSGESVSTADWLGEPVVLNFWYAACAPCRVEAPDLQSLHEEWEPQGVRFVGVNVRDTVGTAEAFERNFGITYPSLEDRGGQVLLAMTDYVPPQAVPTTIVLDRQGRVSARILGVAERSTLKTLIATAVDEPADPADEQA, from the coding sequence ATGACCGTTCCACATCAGCACCGACCAGCACACGGCTCCGGTCCCCGATCCGGGGCCGGCCCGAGCCGGCGGAACGTGCTGGCCGGACTCGCCGGGCTGGCAGCATTGCCGCTGCTGGCGGCCTGCTCCACCGAGGACCCGCTGGCCGCCCAGGCCGGGAACGCGGACGGCAAGAACTACATCGCCGGTGACGGCTCCGTCCTGGAGATCGCCGCCGAGGACCGCGGCGAACCCGTGCAGTTCACGTCCACCGCCTTCTCCGGTGAATCCGTCAGTACTGCGGACTGGCTCGGTGAGCCCGTGGTGCTGAACTTCTGGTATGCGGCGTGCGCTCCGTGCCGCGTGGAGGCCCCGGACCTGCAGTCCCTGCATGAGGAGTGGGAGCCGCAGGGTGTGCGGTTCGTGGGCGTGAACGTGCGGGACACCGTCGGCACTGCCGAGGCCTTCGAGCGGAACTTCGGGATCACCTACCCCTCGCTGGAGGACCGCGGCGGCCAGGTACTGCTGGCCATGACGGACTACGTTCCGCCGCAGGCCGTGCCCACTACCATCGTCCTGGATCGCCAGGGCCGCGTCTCGGCCCGCATCCTCGGGGTCGCGGAGCGTTCCACCCTCAAGACGCTGATCGCCACCGCTGTCGATGAACCGGCCGACCCTGCCGACGAGCAGGCCTGA
- a CDS encoding histidine phosphatase family protein, giving the protein MPSATVHLVRHGEVHNPDKVLYGRIPGYHLSELGHRMAADIGDWFAGEARASGRTPALLVSSSLQRARETAAPIGQALSLEPGIDDRFIEATNHFEGGSRVARQLWKPRHWPFLLNPLRPSWGEPYRSQVSRMSEGILELRDRAVELGGEGAEAIVVSHQLPIWVTRLSAEGRPLWHDPRQRECTLTSVTSLHFDRGQSAPRVEYREPNAALLAHASNLPGA; this is encoded by the coding sequence ATGCCTTCTGCGACTGTGCACCTTGTCCGCCATGGAGAAGTCCACAACCCGGACAAGGTCCTCTACGGTCGTATCCCCGGTTACCACCTTTCGGAACTCGGGCACCGGATGGCGGCGGACATCGGCGACTGGTTCGCCGGTGAGGCTCGCGCCTCCGGGCGGACGCCGGCCCTGCTCGTCTCCTCTTCCCTGCAACGCGCCCGGGAGACGGCGGCCCCCATCGGCCAGGCCCTGTCATTGGAGCCGGGTATCGATGACCGGTTCATCGAAGCCACGAACCACTTCGAGGGCGGGTCACGGGTGGCCAGGCAGCTCTGGAAGCCGCGCCACTGGCCCTTCCTGCTCAATCCGCTGCGCCCCTCCTGGGGTGAGCCGTATCGATCCCAGGTGAGCCGGATGAGCGAGGGCATCCTCGAGCTGCGTGACCGGGCCGTGGAACTCGGGGGAGAGGGCGCCGAGGCGATCGTCGTCTCGCACCAGCTGCCCATCTGGGTCACCCGGCTCTCGGCCGAAGGCAGGCCGCTGTGGCATGATCCGCGCCAGCGTGAGTGCACTCTGACCTCCGTCACCTCCCTGCACTTCGACCGGGGACAGTCCGCGCCGCGGGTGGAGTACCGGGAGCCCAATGCCGCCCTGCTGGCCCACGCCTCGAACCTGCCGGGCGCCTGA
- a CDS encoding redox-sensing transcriptional repressor Rex, giving the protein MSSDGTSHSRGPVSGLSRPTVSRLPGYLRALAALARAGTVRVSSTDLARHTGVSPAVLRRDLSSLGQLGRRGVGYPVATLQQAISRALGLVEDQPVILVGAGHLGSALAGYTGFGERGMRLCAVLDADPRLVGQRRGSVVVRPLEELEGSVAESEARLAIMAVPAGVAQTVADRLVAAGIRGLLNFAPVDLVVPPGVTVRAVDLSTELQILAFHQAELRQ; this is encoded by the coding sequence ATGAGCAGTGACGGCACCAGTCACAGCAGGGGGCCGGTGTCCGGCCTCTCCCGGCCCACCGTGTCCCGGTTGCCCGGCTACCTGCGCGCCTTGGCCGCGCTGGCCCGGGCCGGGACTGTCCGGGTGTCCTCCACTGACCTGGCCCGGCATACCGGGGTCAGCCCGGCGGTGCTGCGCCGGGACTTGTCCAGCCTGGGCCAGCTGGGCCGCCGCGGGGTGGGCTATCCCGTGGCCACGCTCCAACAGGCCATCAGCCGTGCCCTGGGCCTCGTGGAGGACCAACCCGTGATCCTGGTGGGTGCCGGGCACCTCGGCTCGGCGCTGGCCGGATATACCGGCTTCGGAGAGCGCGGGATGCGCCTGTGCGCCGTGCTCGACGCCGACCCCCGCCTGGTCGGGCAACGGCGCGGTTCCGTGGTGGTCCGCCCGCTCGAGGAGCTGGAGGGAAGCGTCGCCGAGTCCGAGGCGAGGCTGGCGATCATGGCGGTGCCGGCCGGCGTCGCGCAGACCGTGGCCGACCGACTGGTGGCGGCGGGGATCCGGGGACTGCTGAACTTCGCCCCCGTGGACCTGGTGGTGCCCCCAGGGGTGACGGTGCGTGCCGTGGACCTGTCCACCGAACTGCAGATCCTGGCCTTCCACCAGGCCGAGTTGCGGCAGTAG
- a CDS encoding glutaredoxin family protein, with translation MTDMQPPPEPRPALRPVPAVELLVKEGCHLCADALAVVEEVCGRLGVDWQAVDIAGRPDLAERHAEEIPVLMVDGVQRDFWRIDPVRLERMLTADRP, from the coding sequence ATGACTGACATGCAGCCCCCGCCGGAGCCCCGTCCCGCCCTCAGGCCCGTCCCCGCCGTCGAACTCCTCGTCAAGGAGGGCTGCCACCTGTGCGCGGACGCCCTGGCCGTGGTGGAGGAGGTCTGTGGCCGGCTCGGGGTGGACTGGCAGGCCGTGGACATCGCCGGGCGTCCGGATCTGGCCGAGCGGCATGCCGAGGAGATCCCCGTGCTGATGGTGGACGGCGTGCAACGGGACTTCTGGCGCATCGACCCGGTCCGCCTGGAGCGGATGCTGACCGCGGACCGGCCATGA
- a CDS encoding 30S ribosomal protein bS22, with protein sequence MGSVIKKRRKRMSKKKHRKQLRKTRHQRRNKK encoded by the coding sequence ATGGGTTCAGTGATCAAGAAGCGCCGCAAGCGGATGTCCAAGAAGAAGCACCGCAAGCAACTGCGCAAGACTCGTCACCAGCGCCGCAACAAGAAGTAG
- a CDS encoding helix-turn-helix domain-containing protein gives MTVTEVAEMMRVSRMTVYRMIHAGELPAVRFGRSYRVPESAVEQILQTGATDHRATGTDGRSA, from the coding sequence ATGACGGTCACGGAAGTGGCTGAGATGATGCGTGTGTCCCGTATGACCGTCTACCGGATGATCCATGCCGGCGAGCTCCCCGCTGTGCGTTTCGGCCGTTCCTACCGGGTGCCCGAGTCCGCCGTCGAGCAGATCCTGCAGACCGGTGCCACGGACCACCGGGCCACCGGGACGGATGGCCGCAGTGCCTGA
- a CDS encoding acetoin utilization protein AcuC has product MTNTPSDATGTVPGPEPSAVSSPAPRAAPVPAPAGRPSTATAVVWDEALLGYKFSTAHPMAPVRLDLTHRLSQALGLFDRPGVSLIKPEVASDEVLASVHDLEYIRAVRAVSTGEMAEDLERGLGNDDNPVFPHIHEASARILGGSVAAAEAIWAGEVRHAVNFAGGLHHANRGKASGFCIYNDCAAAIQRLLDRGAERVAYVDLDAHHGDGVESIFWNDPRVLTISVHETGISLFPGSGFANDSGGPEALGSAVNVALPPGTGDAGYLRATHAVVPQLLRAFDPQVLVTQHGCDGHGEDPLTNLRMSVEGQRQLALDAADWARDFAGDRWLATGGGGYSPFSVVPRTWTHLVAAATGQPLRTSTVIPQSWRDYAARAAGLGPGEGMAGIPDTMSDGVDVWWRSWEVGYDPSDPVDQTIMATRKEIFPYHGLDPWFD; this is encoded by the coding sequence ATGACCAACACACCAAGCGACGCGACCGGCACCGTTCCGGGTCCCGAACCGAGCGCCGTGTCCAGTCCCGCCCCCAGGGCTGCACCCGTCCCGGCCCCCGCCGGCCGCCCCTCGACGGCGACGGCCGTCGTCTGGGACGAGGCGCTGCTGGGCTACAAGTTCAGTACCGCCCATCCCATGGCCCCGGTGCGCCTCGACCTGACGCACCGGCTGTCCCAGGCCCTCGGCCTGTTCGACCGACCCGGGGTGAGCCTCATCAAGCCCGAGGTGGCCTCTGACGAGGTCTTGGCCTCCGTCCACGATCTCGAGTACATCCGCGCCGTCCGTGCCGTCAGCACGGGCGAGATGGCCGAGGACCTGGAGCGGGGGCTGGGCAATGACGACAATCCGGTGTTCCCGCACATCCACGAGGCCTCAGCCCGGATCCTGGGCGGCTCCGTGGCGGCTGCCGAGGCGATCTGGGCGGGGGAGGTCCGGCACGCCGTGAACTTCGCCGGCGGGCTCCACCACGCCAACCGCGGCAAGGCGAGCGGATTCTGTATCTACAACGACTGCGCCGCGGCCATCCAGCGGCTGCTCGACCGGGGCGCCGAGCGGGTCGCCTACGTGGACCTGGACGCCCACCACGGTGACGGCGTCGAGTCCATCTTCTGGAACGACCCGCGCGTGCTGACCATCTCCGTCCACGAGACCGGCATCTCCCTGTTCCCGGGGAGCGGCTTCGCGAACGACTCCGGCGGGCCCGAGGCGCTCGGATCCGCCGTCAATGTGGCGCTCCCGCCGGGCACCGGTGATGCCGGTTATCTCCGGGCCACGCATGCCGTGGTCCCGCAGCTGCTGCGGGCCTTCGACCCGCAGGTGCTGGTCACCCAGCATGGTTGCGACGGCCACGGTGAGGACCCCCTGACGAATCTGAGGATGTCCGTGGAGGGCCAGCGCCAACTGGCCCTGGACGCCGCCGACTGGGCCCGCGACTTCGCCGGGGACCGATGGCTGGCCACCGGGGGCGGCGGCTACAGCCCCTTCTCCGTGGTCCCGCGGACCTGGACGCATCTGGTGGCCGCGGCCACCGGACAGCCCCTCCGGACCAGCACGGTCATCCCGCAGTCATGGCGCGACTACGCCGCACGTGCTGCCGGCCTGGGGCCAGGCGAGGGGATGGCGGGGATCCCGGACACCATGTCGGACGGAGTGGATGTCTGGTGGCGCTCCTGGGAGGTCGGCTACGATCCCTCAGACCCCGTGGACCAGACCATCATGGCGACCCGGAAGGAGATCTTCCCCTATCATGGGCTGGATCCCTGGTTCGACTGA